From a region of the Paenibacillus sp. FSL R10-2734 genome:
- the purT gene encoding formate-dependent phosphoribosylglycinamide formyltransferase translates to MWGAPFSAQSRKLLLLGSGELGKEVIIEAQRLGVETVAVDRYSNAPAMGVAHRSYVIDMLDAEALKALIRSEKPDVIVPEIEAIATHALQELEEEGFFVVPTARAARLTMDREGIRRLAAEELGLPTADYRFADSLEELRQAVAELGTPCVIKPIMSSSGKGQSVCKRPEDAEDCWNTALDGARAKGTRVIVEAFVTFESEITLLTVRSVSGTIFCPPIGHIQKDGDYVESWQPHFMKPELLEEAQSIAKAVTDQLGGFGIFGVELFLTDRGVLFSEVSPRPHDTGMVTMATQDLSQFAVHVRAILGFPVQSVQLLTPGASATLKAEGEGRAFVVTGIGEALELPRTQVRVFGKPEVRPGRRMAVALSAAEDVEIARTVAKQAASMLKVEVNEDEQ, encoded by the coding sequence ATGTGGGGAGCTCCTTTTTCAGCTCAAAGCCGCAAGCTGCTGCTGCTGGGCAGCGGGGAACTGGGTAAGGAAGTCATAATCGAAGCTCAACGTCTTGGCGTAGAGACCGTAGCTGTAGACCGTTATAGCAATGCACCGGCGATGGGTGTAGCTCATCGTTCATATGTTATTGATATGCTGGATGCAGAGGCGCTTAAAGCGCTTATTCGCTCAGAGAAACCGGATGTAATCGTTCCAGAAATTGAGGCAATTGCCACTCACGCTCTTCAAGAGCTTGAGGAGGAGGGATTCTTCGTTGTTCCAACTGCCCGGGCAGCCCGTCTGACCATGGACAGAGAGGGCATTCGCCGACTTGCTGCGGAAGAGCTTGGTTTGCCAACAGCGGATTATCGTTTTGCAGATAGTCTGGAAGAGCTGCGCCAAGCCGTTGCGGAACTTGGCACTCCTTGTGTCATCAAGCCGATTATGAGTTCTTCCGGCAAAGGTCAGAGTGTTTGCAAAAGACCGGAGGATGCGGAAGATTGCTGGAACACTGCTTTAGATGGAGCGAGAGCCAAAGGGACTCGTGTTATCGTGGAAGCCTTTGTTACCTTTGAGAGCGAGATTACACTCTTAACGGTGCGTTCCGTGTCTGGCACGATATTTTGTCCTCCAATTGGGCATATTCAGAAGGATGGAGATTATGTCGAATCATGGCAGCCACACTTTATGAAGCCGGAACTTTTGGAGGAAGCGCAATCTATCGCTAAAGCAGTAACGGATCAGCTCGGAGGTTTCGGTATTTTTGGAGTGGAGCTGTTCTTGACGGATCGAGGCGTATTGTTTAGTGAAGTGTCACCTAGACCTCATGATACGGGGATGGTAACAATGGCGACGCAGGATTTATCTCAATTTGCAGTACATGTCAGAGCCATTCTTGGTTTTCCTGTCCAGTCAGTACAATTGCTGACACCAGGTGCCTCAGCTACGCTGAAGGCTGAAGGAGAAGGACGAGCTTTTGTTGTGACCGGAATTGGTGAAGCTTTAGAGCTTCCTAGGACTCAGGTTCGGGTGTTTGGTAAACCGGAAGTTCGTCCTGGGCGGCGGATGGCAGTAGCGTTAAGTGCAGCGGAAGATGTGGAAATCGCGCGGACGGTAGCCAAGCAGGCAGCGTCTATGCTAAAAGTGGAGGTAAATGAGGATGAACAGTAG
- a CDS encoding GNAT family N-acetyltransferase: protein MNSSTLAPVLEIRKCGLNDLERVTALLREFGYPTTLSVMKERLESMENNHLQCTLVAELNNEVVGMVGLRQVISYYKQTDCITEITALIVSEELRGNGLGKRLVAAAEEWAREQGCCQLFLRSGNRVERAPAHAFYRHMGFEKTAGYRFNKALL, encoded by the coding sequence ATGAACAGTAGTACACTGGCACCTGTACTGGAAATTCGCAAATGCGGCTTGAATGATCTGGAGAGAGTAACAGCGCTTCTGCGGGAATTCGGCTATCCAACAACGCTTAGCGTGATGAAAGAGAGACTCGAAAGCATGGAGAACAATCATCTCCAATGCACGCTTGTTGCAGAACTAAACAATGAAGTTGTGGGAATGGTCGGTCTTAGACAGGTAATCTCGTATTACAAACAGACAGATTGTATCACAGAGATTACTGCACTTATCGTATCAGAAGAACTTAGAGGAAACGGACTCGGCAAAAGACTTGTGGCCGCAGCAGAAGAATGGGCGCGTGAGCAAGGTTGCTGTCAGCTCTTCCTGAGAAGTGGCAACCGCGTAGAGCGAGCGCCGGCACATGCTTTTTATCGTCATATGGGTTTCGAAAAGACAGCAGGCTATCGCTTTAACAAAGCGTTGCTATAA